A DNA window from Corallococcus soli contains the following coding sequences:
- a CDS encoding class I SAM-dependent methyltransferase, which yields MAVDFGRTSSDYAKYRAGFPDAFFTRLEQDGVLRSGLSALDLGTGTGTIARGLARRGMDVTALDVSAPQLDAARRLARDDGLTVDFRVASAEETGLPSGSFDRVFAGQCWHWFNRPVAAREVLRLLRPGGRLIIACFDWLSLPGNVVEATEALMEGFSPRDNLDIDRFGHGVGVYPEWFRDVALAGFQAVTSFTFDSPTPYTHEAWRGRIRANARIGALLPSKEVARFDAALGALLAERFPVEPLSVPHRVFALVAERP from the coding sequence ATGGCCGTGGACTTTGGACGCACGTCGTCGGACTACGCGAAATACCGGGCGGGATTCCCGGACGCCTTCTTCACCCGGCTGGAACAGGACGGCGTGCTGCGGTCCGGACTGAGCGCGTTGGACCTGGGCACGGGCACTGGCACCATCGCCCGGGGACTCGCCCGGCGTGGCATGGACGTCACCGCGCTGGATGTGTCCGCGCCGCAGTTGGACGCCGCCCGGCGGCTCGCGCGCGACGATGGCCTCACGGTGGACTTCCGTGTCGCCAGCGCGGAGGAGACGGGCCTGCCGTCGGGGTCCTTCGACCGCGTGTTCGCTGGCCAGTGCTGGCATTGGTTCAACCGGCCCGTCGCCGCGCGCGAGGTGCTCCGGCTGTTGCGGCCCGGCGGGCGGTTGATCATCGCCTGCTTCGACTGGCTGTCCCTGCCCGGCAACGTGGTGGAGGCCACCGAGGCCCTGATGGAAGGCTTCAGCCCTCGGGACAACCTGGACATCGACCGCTTCGGCCATGGCGTGGGGGTCTATCCGGAGTGGTTCCGCGACGTGGCCCTCGCGGGCTTCCAGGCGGTGACGTCCTTCACCTTCGACTCCCCCACGCCGTACACCCACGAAGCGTGGCGCGGGCGCATCCGCGCCAACGCCCGCATTGGCGCCCTGCTTCCGTCCAAGGAGGTGGCCCGCTTCGATGCCGCGCTGGGCGCGCTCCTCGCGGAGCGCTTCCCCGTGGAGCCGCTGTCCGTTCCCCACCGTGTGTTCGCGCTCGTCGCCGAGCGCCCCTGA
- a CDS encoding citrate synthase, which produces MVRRSGGRSQSRFDHPPEEELLRAEEAAALLGVKRATLYTYVSRGLVRCVPEKGTKENRYLRADLERLKTRHDARAGHAAVASGALRWGEPVIDSSVSRIDERGLQYRGHDAVALATGGHLFEDVAELLWTGHLPSVSTPWPFSEGGLTRGASALSAFERSDPSQGTRRGSGPKPRGAPLLTPSALAALLPRDTPPLSVLAALVPLLAASDEGRFAAPVEQEQARARRIIRQMGAWVCVTQAPGRVSRALKEDTVAASLATAWDSKVKRAPELLNRALILCADHELNTSTFAARVTASSGADLYASLSAALAAVSGHKHGGSCDRVEALLTEVGRPERAAQVVHGRLRRGEAVTGFGHRLYPQGDPRTPPLVEAALSVRPESLRVKVARAVMDTMRDAGHPPPAMDFGLVMLADALGLPPGAGTLLFGLGRTAGWVAHILEQREQGHLLRPRARYVEPSQSPAAK; this is translated from the coding sequence ATGGTGCGTCGCAGCGGGGGTCGTTCTCAATCTCGATTCGACCATCCACCTGAGGAGGAGCTGCTGCGCGCGGAGGAGGCGGCGGCCCTCCTGGGCGTGAAGCGGGCGACGCTCTACACGTACGTGAGCCGGGGGCTCGTGCGGTGCGTGCCGGAGAAGGGGACGAAGGAGAACCGCTACCTGCGCGCGGACCTGGAGCGCCTGAAGACCCGCCATGACGCGAGGGCCGGACACGCGGCGGTGGCGTCAGGAGCGCTGCGCTGGGGCGAGCCGGTCATCGACTCCTCGGTGTCGAGGATCGACGAGCGGGGGCTCCAGTACCGGGGACACGACGCGGTGGCCCTGGCCACCGGAGGGCACCTCTTCGAGGACGTGGCGGAGCTGCTGTGGACAGGGCACCTGCCGTCCGTGTCCACGCCGTGGCCCTTCTCGGAGGGGGGTCTGACCCGGGGAGCGTCAGCGCTGTCTGCCTTTGAGCGCTCGGACCCGTCGCAAGGAACGCGAAGGGGCTCCGGCCCGAAGCCACGAGGGGCGCCACTGCTGACACCCTCCGCGCTGGCCGCGCTGCTGCCCCGGGACACGCCACCGCTGTCCGTGCTGGCCGCGCTGGTGCCCCTGCTGGCCGCGAGCGACGAGGGCCGCTTCGCCGCGCCCGTGGAGCAGGAGCAGGCGCGGGCCCGCCGCATCATCCGCCAGATGGGCGCCTGGGTCTGCGTGACGCAGGCCCCGGGGCGCGTGTCCCGGGCCTTGAAGGAAGACACGGTGGCCGCGTCGCTGGCCACCGCCTGGGATTCAAAGGTGAAGCGCGCGCCAGAGCTGCTCAACCGCGCGTTGATCCTCTGCGCGGACCACGAGCTGAACACCTCCACCTTCGCCGCGAGGGTGACGGCCTCCTCGGGAGCGGACCTGTACGCGAGCCTGAGCGCGGCGCTGGCGGCCGTCTCCGGCCACAAGCACGGCGGCTCCTGCGACCGCGTGGAGGCCCTGCTCACGGAGGTGGGCCGGCCCGAGCGCGCCGCCCAGGTGGTGCACGGCCGCCTGCGCCGGGGTGAAGCCGTGACGGGCTTCGGCCATCGCCTCTACCCCCAAGGGGACCCGCGCACGCCGCCGCTGGTGGAGGCCGCGTTGAGCGTGAGGCCCGAATCCCTCCGCGTGAAGGTGGCCCGCGCCGTGATGGACACCATGCGCGACGCCGGCCATCCCCCTCCGGCGATGGACTTCGGCCTGGTGATGCTGGCGGACGCCCTGGGCCTGCCGCCGGGCGCGGGCACCCTGCTGTTCGGCCTGGGCCGCACCGCGGGCTGGGTGGCGCACATCCTGGAGCAGCGCGAACAGGGCCACCTGCTCCGTCCCCGCGCGCGCTACGTGGAGCCTTCGCAGTCGCCCGCCGCGAAGTAG
- the ychF gene encoding redox-regulated ATPase YchF: protein MALSIGIVGLPNVGKSTLFNAVSSAASAQAANYPFCTIEPNVGVVPVPDDRLDQLTALIKPLKKIPTSLELVDIAGLVRGASKGEGLGNQFLANIRQVDAVLHVLRCFEDDNVTHVEGGVDPVRDRDVVDTELCLKDLETVEKRRDRSLKNTKLGGKAAEEAKAEVAVLERVMAALDNGVTVRAQKLSEEEHAPLQDLFLLTDKPVLYVANISEGQIGKEDSDPRVKAVRDMAAKEGAGVVVLAAALESEIQQLPESDRAGFLESNGLTEPGLHKVVREGYKLLGLWTYFTVGEQECRAWTIHKGFKAPQAAGVIHSDFERGFIKAEVMRWEDLVKLGSEAAVKEKGLLRVEGKEYAVQDGDCMHFRFNV, encoded by the coding sequence ATGGCTCTCTCCATCGGCATCGTCGGTCTGCCCAACGTGGGCAAGTCCACCCTGTTCAACGCCGTGTCCTCCGCGGCGAGCGCGCAGGCCGCGAACTACCCGTTCTGCACGATTGAGCCGAACGTGGGCGTGGTGCCGGTGCCGGACGACCGCCTGGACCAGCTGACGGCGCTCATCAAGCCGCTGAAGAAGATCCCCACGTCGCTGGAGCTCGTGGACATCGCGGGCCTGGTGCGTGGCGCTTCCAAGGGTGAAGGCCTGGGCAACCAGTTCCTGGCGAACATCCGCCAGGTGGACGCGGTGCTCCACGTGCTGCGCTGCTTCGAGGACGACAACGTCACCCACGTCGAGGGCGGCGTGGATCCGGTGCGGGACCGGGACGTGGTCGACACGGAGCTGTGCCTCAAGGACCTGGAGACGGTGGAGAAGCGCCGTGACCGCTCGCTGAAGAACACCAAGCTGGGCGGCAAGGCGGCCGAAGAGGCCAAGGCCGAGGTGGCGGTGTTGGAGCGGGTGATGGCGGCCCTGGACAACGGCGTCACGGTGCGCGCGCAGAAGCTGAGCGAGGAGGAGCACGCGCCCCTCCAGGACCTGTTCCTGCTGACGGACAAGCCCGTGCTGTACGTGGCGAACATCAGCGAAGGGCAGATTGGCAAGGAAGACAGCGACCCGCGCGTGAAGGCGGTGCGCGACATGGCCGCCAAGGAAGGCGCGGGCGTGGTGGTGCTGGCGGCGGCGCTGGAGTCGGAGATCCAGCAGCTCCCCGAGTCCGACCGCGCTGGCTTCCTGGAGAGCAACGGCCTGACGGAGCCCGGCCTGCACAAGGTGGTGCGCGAGGGCTACAAGCTGCTGGGCCTGTGGACGTACTTCACGGTGGGCGAGCAGGAGTGCCGCGCGTGGACCATCCACAAGGGCTTCAAGGCGCCGCAGGCGGCGGGCGTCATCCACTCGGACTTCGAGCGCGGCTTCATCAAGGCGGAGGTCATGCGCTGGGAGGACCTGGTGAAGCTGGGCAGCGAGGCGGCGGTGAAGGAGAAGGGCCTGCTGCGCGTGGAAGGCAAGGAGTACGCCGTGCAGGACGGTGACTGCATGCACTTCCGCTTCAACGTCTGA
- the atpF gene encoding F0F1 ATP synthase subunit B, with the protein MFLPSVLAASSFVEVRPGLIFWTIVTFVLVMLVLRAKAWGPILSLVEEREKQISNAIESAKRERAEAEKLLADQKTAIAEARREAAEMMRRNTADMEKFRDELMAKSRKEAEELKLSARREIDDQKAKAIAEVRAMAVDLAMDVATKLMNERMDDAKHRALAEQFVQGLPGATSATATRRSA; encoded by the coding sequence ATGTTCCTGCCCTCTGTTCTCGCCGCCAGCAGCTTCGTGGAGGTCCGTCCGGGCCTCATCTTCTGGACCATCGTCACCTTCGTCCTCGTCATGCTGGTGCTGCGCGCGAAGGCGTGGGGCCCCATCCTGTCGCTCGTGGAGGAGCGCGAGAAGCAGATCTCCAACGCCATCGAGAGCGCGAAGCGTGAGCGCGCCGAGGCGGAGAAGCTGCTGGCCGACCAGAAGACGGCCATCGCGGAGGCCCGTCGCGAGGCGGCGGAGATGATGCGCCGCAACACCGCGGACATGGAGAAGTTCCGCGACGAGCTGATGGCCAAGAGCCGCAAGGAGGCGGAGGAGCTGAAGCTGAGCGCCCGCCGCGAAATCGACGACCAGAAGGCCAAGGCCATCGCGGAAGTGCGCGCCATGGCGGTGGACCTGGCCATGGACGTGGCCACCAAGCTCATGAACGAGCGCATGGACGACGCCAAGCACCGCGCGCTGGCCGAGCAGTTCGTTCAGGGCCTGCCGGGTGCGACGAGCGCCACGGCGACCCGTCGTTCGGCGTAA
- a CDS encoding ATP synthase F0 subunit C: MTNIALAFLAAGIGAGLSIIGAALGIGKLAAAAMDATGRQPAAGGDIRTTMIIAAALIEGATLFALVVCILLAIKV, translated from the coding sequence ATGACCAACATCGCTCTTGCCTTCCTCGCCGCCGGTATCGGCGCGGGTCTCTCCATCATCGGCGCCGCGCTCGGCATCGGTAAGCTGGCGGCCGCCGCCATGGACGCCACGGGCCGTCAGCCGGCCGCGGGCGGCGACATCCGCACCACCATGATCATCGCCGCGGCGCTCATCGAAGGCGCGACGCTGTTCGCGCTGGTCGTCTGCATCCTGCTCGCCATCAAGGTCTGA
- the atpB gene encoding F0F1 ATP synthase subunit A: MRKAMVLFACLFAGSVWASGPAGVANEGKDAEGEDVAGYILHHVSDSNEYEFEIPLSHNHIVVHLPRIFIPLSEGACTPVADPSGHGEVYPGLGAGCVDLSITKHTVMMWLAALILIGSLMVWSNRDKTKLVPRGTAANLFEMLVLFVRDELAIKNIGKEEGPRYVPYLLTAFFFILFMNLLGLFPWMASATGNIAVTCGLALCTFVVTQVAGIRAAGIGGYLKHLTGGVAPWLWPIMIPVEFLGLFTKPFALTIRLFANMLAGHIVIFFLLGLIFMLRHPAVALVSVPFAFGIYLLELFVAFVQAYVFTMLSALFIGMSVAMGHHHDDHGHAEAGASHDHGKAHHI, encoded by the coding sequence ATGCGCAAGGCAATGGTGCTGTTCGCCTGTCTGTTCGCGGGTTCCGTGTGGGCCTCCGGTCCGGCCGGCGTCGCGAACGAGGGCAAGGACGCCGAGGGCGAGGACGTCGCCGGCTACATCCTCCATCACGTGTCCGACTCGAACGAGTACGAGTTCGAGATCCCGCTGAGCCACAACCACATCGTCGTCCACCTGCCGCGCATCTTCATCCCCCTGAGCGAGGGCGCCTGCACGCCGGTGGCGGACCCGAGCGGCCACGGCGAGGTGTACCCGGGCCTGGGCGCCGGCTGCGTGGACCTCTCCATCACCAAGCACACGGTGATGATGTGGCTGGCGGCGCTCATCCTCATCGGCTCGCTGATGGTGTGGAGCAACCGCGACAAGACGAAGCTGGTTCCGCGCGGCACGGCGGCGAACCTCTTCGAGATGCTGGTCCTCTTCGTGCGCGACGAGCTGGCCATCAAGAACATCGGCAAGGAGGAGGGCCCCCGGTACGTGCCCTACCTGCTGACCGCGTTCTTCTTCATCCTCTTCATGAACCTGCTGGGCCTGTTCCCCTGGATGGCGTCCGCCACGGGCAACATCGCGGTCACCTGCGGCCTGGCGCTGTGCACCTTCGTCGTCACCCAGGTCGCGGGCATCCGCGCGGCGGGCATCGGTGGCTACCTGAAGCACCTGACGGGCGGCGTGGCCCCCTGGCTGTGGCCCATCATGATTCCGGTGGAGTTCCTGGGCCTGTTCACCAAGCCCTTCGCCCTCACCATCCGACTCTTCGCCAACATGCTGGCGGGCCACATCGTCATCTTCTTCCTGCTGGGCCTCATCTTCATGCTCCGTCACCCCGCGGTGGCGCTGGTGAGCGTGCCGTTCGCCTTCGGCATCTACCTGCTGGAGCTGTTCGTGGCCTTCGTGCAGGCGTACGTGTTCACCATGCTGTCCGCGCTCTTCATCGGCATGAGCGTGGCCATGGGTCACCACCACGACGACCACGGCCACGCGGAAGCTGGCGCCAGCCACGACCACGGCAAGGCGCACCACATTTGA
- a CDS encoding AtpZ/AtpI family protein produces MADQEPRERADAPGSELGETARQMRAAEPYISAVWKLVGGAVVGVLGGYFLDKWLGTSPWLLLGLSLVGIGVGFYGFLHAMARLGKRK; encoded by the coding sequence ATGGCAGACCAGGAGCCACGGGAGCGGGCGGACGCGCCGGGCAGTGAGCTGGGCGAGACGGCCCGGCAGATGCGCGCGGCGGAGCCGTACATCTCCGCGGTCTGGAAGCTGGTGGGCGGGGCGGTGGTGGGGGTCCTGGGAGGGTACTTCCTGGACAAGTGGCTGGGGACGTCCCCCTGGCTGCTCCTGGGCCTGTCCCTGGTGGGGATTGGCGTGGGGTTCTACGGCTTCCTCCACGCGATGGCGCGGCTGGGGAAGCGCAAGTGA
- a CDS encoding YbhB/YbcL family Raf kinase inhibitor-like protein, whose protein sequence is MPKPLELTSPQFKDGMPIPIAYTGEGEDKAPPLHWENLPPGAKSLALIVEDPDAPDPAHPQRTFCHWVLYNLPPNAQSLPDGATLDVLPPGVKLGMNDFQRQDYGGPMPPIGSHRYFFRLYALDTVLPDLGRPSRAELREAMDGHIVGEAQLMGTYEKVHHHREEKGAPADKPSTRRNGSRNH, encoded by the coding sequence ATGCCGAAGCCGCTCGAGCTCACCTCGCCCCAGTTCAAGGACGGGATGCCCATCCCCATCGCCTACACCGGCGAGGGCGAGGACAAGGCGCCCCCCCTGCACTGGGAGAACCTCCCCCCGGGGGCCAAGAGCCTGGCGCTCATCGTGGAGGACCCGGACGCGCCGGACCCGGCCCACCCGCAGCGCACCTTCTGCCACTGGGTCCTCTACAACCTGCCCCCCAACGCCCAGAGCCTGCCGGACGGGGCCACGCTGGACGTGCTGCCGCCCGGGGTGAAGCTGGGGATGAACGACTTCCAGCGGCAGGACTACGGCGGCCCCATGCCGCCCATCGGCAGCCACCGGTACTTCTTCCGGCTGTACGCCCTGGACACGGTGCTGCCGGACCTGGGCCGGCCCTCCCGCGCGGAGCTGCGCGAGGCCATGGACGGCCACATCGTGGGCGAAGCCCAGCTCATGGGCACCTACGAGAAGGTGCACCACCACCGGGAGGAGAAGGGCGCGCCCGCCGACAAGCCGTCCACCCGCCGCAACGGGAGCCGCAACCACTGA
- a CDS encoding DUF692 domain-containing protein → MGLPFLGVGLSYRWDLNPHLARGNPGVDWLEVTPEHFLPLTPDAERRLDLLAKRYPLVGHSLELSVGSDGVDAPGYREGLRRITQRTGSVWHGDHLCFTRVGDLALRALTPVPLTDEAVATCVRNVRAAQADLGVPFVVENIAYLFHTPLNTLDEADFLRRVVEGADCGLLLDLHNLYCNAANHGFDPYAFLDRLPLERVVQIHLAGGMTAEGLRLDSHSETSPEEVWRLLEYVAPRCPVRGVNFEMDSGFPPFARLVEELARARAILQRCGASAA, encoded by the coding sequence GTGGGCCTTCCCTTCCTTGGCGTGGGGCTCAGCTACCGCTGGGACCTCAACCCGCATCTGGCGCGTGGCAACCCCGGCGTGGATTGGCTGGAGGTGACACCGGAGCACTTCCTGCCGCTCACGCCGGACGCGGAGCGGCGGCTGGACCTGCTCGCGAAGCGCTATCCCCTGGTGGGCCACAGCCTGGAGCTGTCGGTGGGCTCGGACGGCGTGGACGCGCCCGGCTACCGCGAGGGCTTGCGGCGCATCACCCAGCGGACGGGCAGCGTGTGGCACGGGGACCATCTGTGTTTCACGCGCGTGGGGGACCTGGCCCTGCGCGCGCTCACGCCGGTGCCGCTGACGGACGAGGCGGTGGCCACCTGCGTGCGCAACGTGCGCGCGGCCCAGGCGGACCTGGGCGTGCCCTTCGTGGTGGAGAACATCGCGTATCTCTTCCACACGCCGCTCAACACGCTGGATGAGGCGGACTTCCTGCGCCGCGTGGTGGAGGGCGCTGACTGCGGGTTGTTGTTGGATTTGCACAACCTGTATTGCAACGCGGCCAACCACGGGTTCGACCCGTATGCCTTCCTGGACCGTCTGCCATTGGAGCGGGTGGTGCAGATCCACCTGGCGGGCGGCATGACGGCGGAGGGGCTGCGATTGGACAGCCACTCGGAGACGTCGCCCGAGGAGGTGTGGCGGCTGTTGGAGTACGTGGCGCCGCGCTGTCCGGTGCGGGGCGTGAACTTCGAGATGGACAGCGGCTTTCCACCCTTCGCGCGGCTGGTGGAGGAGCTCGCGCGCGCGCGCGCCATCCTCCAGCGCTGCGGCGCGAGCGCGGCCTGA
- a CDS encoding class I SAM-dependent methyltransferase has protein sequence MSTADAASLKRRYDEVSPKYDQGGPSQMAIKLFWLTYEHLTWKPVEALLPRDGTAWRVLDAGGGGGKFGTRFAEAGHHVTVLDISPGMLEGARVQFTAKGLLDRVAFMEGDVAKLDLPDAAFDLVFCEGDPVSYCLDAYPRAVKELVRVAKPGAPVVLGVDNRYEAFSGSLKLGRPEEAFRTLQDGRTTCPYGLPVHAFTVRELEQAVADAGAELLEIFGKPVMFFDMLNAMAAARGGASGQPWDAWAAREEILAMQEKLAHEGFAVLGQHFQVMARRRA, from the coding sequence ATGAGCACCGCCGACGCCGCCAGCCTCAAGCGCCGCTACGACGAGGTGTCCCCGAAGTACGACCAGGGGGGCCCCAGCCAGATGGCCATCAAGCTGTTCTGGCTCACTTATGAGCACCTCACCTGGAAGCCGGTGGAGGCGCTGCTGCCCCGGGACGGCACGGCCTGGCGCGTGCTGGACGCGGGCGGCGGCGGGGGCAAGTTCGGCACCCGCTTCGCGGAGGCGGGCCACCACGTCACCGTGTTGGACATCTCCCCGGGCATGCTGGAAGGGGCCCGCGTGCAGTTCACCGCGAAGGGCCTGCTGGACCGGGTGGCCTTCATGGAGGGGGACGTGGCGAAGCTGGACCTGCCGGATGCCGCGTTCGACCTGGTCTTCTGTGAAGGCGACCCGGTGTCCTACTGCCTGGATGCGTATCCGCGCGCGGTGAAGGAGCTGGTGCGCGTGGCGAAGCCGGGCGCGCCGGTGGTGCTGGGCGTGGACAACCGCTACGAGGCGTTCTCCGGCTCCTTGAAGCTGGGCCGGCCGGAGGAGGCGTTCCGCACGCTCCAGGATGGCAGGACGACGTGTCCCTACGGCCTGCCGGTGCACGCCTTCACGGTGCGCGAATTGGAGCAGGCGGTGGCGGACGCGGGCGCGGAGCTGCTGGAGATCTTCGGCAAGCCGGTGATGTTCTTCGACATGCTCAACGCCATGGCCGCCGCTCGCGGCGGCGCCTCCGGGCAGCCGTGGGACGCGTGGGCCGCGCGCGAGGAGATACTGGCGATGCAGGAGAAGCTGGCGCACGAGGGCTTCGCCGTCCTGGGCCAGCACTTCCAGGTGATGGCCCGGCGGCGGGCCTGA